One window of Medicago truncatula cultivar Jemalong A17 chromosome 2, MtrunA17r5.0-ANR, whole genome shotgun sequence genomic DNA carries:
- the LOC11419810 gene encoding uncharacterized protein, with protein MEFFQRAKVVRLRSHHNKYLLADDDKEGVYQDRLGCYNNAKWTVEFVDGGNLIRLKSHYGKYLTASNMPFLLGRTGKKVLQTLPSRLNSSLEWEPIREGNQIRLRTRYGQFLRANGGLPPWRNSVTHDIPYRTKTTNWVLWDIDLVELRPPPPKQIQDVPPIDVKDLSCPVNSLSNRSRSPSPQSPTLSNNDDPFGAIDLRFSSSISNEGSRDFEDHSDSPMKEGRIIFYNVGDQNGDVHEGREEKFFTFKGSCVDELKEKLQEETGLDDIVVCSRNPLNAKIYPLRLQLPPNNIDMHVVVVPSLEK; from the exons ATGGAATTCTTTCAAAGGGCTAAAGTGGTTCGTTTGAGAAGCCACCATAACAAATATTTGTTGGCAGATGATGACAAAGAAGGTGTTTACCAAGATCGTCTTGGTTGCTACAACAATGCTAAATGGACGGTGGAGTTTGTAGATGGTGGAAACTTGATTAGATTGAAGAGTCATTATGGTAAATACTTAACGGCATCTAATATGCCATTCTTGTTAGGTAGAACGGGGAAAAAAGTTTTGCAAACACTTCCATCAAGGTTGAATTCATCTTTGGAATGGGAACCTATAAGAGAAGGTAATCAAATCAGACTTAGGACTCGTTATGGCCAATTTTTACGCGCCAATGGAGGGTTACCACCATGGAGAAACTCCGTCACGCATGATATTCCATATCGTACAAAAACGACAAATTGGGTTCTATGGGACATTGATCTTGTCGAGCTTCGACCACCACCACCGAAGCAAATACAAGACGTCCCACCTATTGATGTTAAAGATCTATCTTGTCCCGTTAACTCTTTGTCCAATCGTTCTCGTTCTCCTTCTCCTCAATCTCCTACTCTTTCAAATAATGATGATCCCTTTGGCGCAATTGACCTAAGGTTCTCGTCTTCCATATCAAATGAG GGCAGTAGAGATTTTGAAGATCATAGTGACTCACCAATGAAAGAAGGGAggattatattttataatgtgGGTGATCAAAATGGAGATGTTCATGAAGGAAGGGAAGAAAAATTCTTTACATTCAAAGGAAGTTGTGTGGATGAGTTAAAGGAGAAGTTACAAGAAGAGACAGGtcttgatgatattgttgtttgTTCTCGCAACCCTTTGAATGCAAAAATCTATCCTCTTCGTTTACAATTACCACCCAACAACATTGATATGCATGTAGTTGTGGTTCCTTCATTAGAAA AATAA
- the LOC11430764 gene encoding G-type lectin S-receptor-like serine/threonine-protein kinase At1g11300, producing MLVLLVQVNMLHILFFLSTLYMMIEIGSASMYTITSSQLIKDSETISSNDDAFKLGFFSPMNTTNRYVGIWYLNQSNIIWVANREKPLQDSSGVITMSDDNTNLVVLNGQKHVIWSSNVSNFASNFNVTAHLQTTGNLVLQEDTTGNIIWESFKHPSDAFLPNMSISTNQRTGEKVKLTSWKTPSDPAIGEFSFSLERLNAPEIFVWNQTKPYWRSGPFNGQVFIGLPSRLLYISAYLNGFSISRKDNGSLVETTYTLLNSSFFATAVVNSEGKLIYTSWMNKHQVGTTVAQQNECDIYGFCGLNGNCDSTNSPICTCLTGFEPRNVDEWNRQNWISGCVRRTSLQCERVKYNGSELGGKEDGFVKLEMTKIPDFVQQSYLFVDECKTQCLNNCNCTAYAFDNGIRCLTWSGNLIDIVRFSSGGIDLYIRQAYSELPTDRDGKKNVTKIIISMGVVGAIIFATAAYFLWSWTSKYAARRKIEKMLVSSTRQIHPENRNASLIGNVKQLQQIEDLPLFEFQKISSATNNFCSPNKIGQGGFGSVYKYQGELQDGLAIAVKRLSKASGQGLEEFMNEVIVISKLQHRNLVRLLGCCIEGEEKMLVYEYMPNNSLDFYLFDPIKNKILDWQKRLYIIEGISRGLLYLHRDSRLRIIHRDLKPSNILLDGELNPKISNFGMARIFGGSENEGNTRRIVGTYGYMSPEYAMEGLFSEKSDVFSFGVLLLEIISGRKNTSFYNHQALTLLGYTWKLWNEDEVVALIDQEICNADYVGNILRCIHIGLLCVQEIAKERPTMATVVSMLNSEIVKLPHPSQPAFLLSQTEHRADSGQQNNDSNNSVTVTSLQG from the exons ATGTTGGTACTCCTTGTGCAAGTAAACATGTTACATATTTTATTCTTCCTTTCAACTCTTTACATGATGATCGAAATTGGTAGTGCTTCTATGTACACAATTACATCTTCTCAATTGATCAAAGATTCTGAAACTATAAGCTCAAATGATGATGCATTCAAGCTTGGATTCTTCAGCCCCATGAACACAACAAATCGCTACGTAGGAATCTGGTATCTCAATCAATCCAACATAATATGGGTAGCCAATAGAGAAAAACCACTACAAGATTCTTCTGGGGTTATCACCATGTCTGATGACAACACAAACCTTGTAGTACTGAATGgacaaaaacatgttatatggTCCTCAAATGTCTCCAACTTTGCATCAAATTTTAATGTCACAGCTCATCTTCAAACTACTGGAAACCTCGTCTTGCAGGAAGACACTACAG GCAATATAATATGGGAGAGTTTCAAACATCCATCTGATGCATTCCTTCCAAATATGAGCATTAGCACAAACCAAAGAACAGGGGAAAAAGTAAAACTCACTTCATGGAAAACTCCTTCTGATCCAGCTATTGGGGAATTCTCTTTTAGCCTGGAGCGTCTCAATGCTCCTGAAATTTTTGTATGGAACCAAACAAAACCTTACTGGCGCTCAGGTCCATTTAATGGTCAAGTGTTTATTGGATTACCAAGCCGTTTGTTGTACATTTCTGCATATCTGAATGGATTCAGCATTTCAAGGAAAGATAATGGAAGTCTTGTTGAGACTACGTATACACTGCTAAATAGTTCTTTTTTTGCAACTGCTGTGGTGAATTCTGAAGGCAAGCTGATTTACACTTCATGGATGAATAAGCATCAAGTTGGAACAACTGTTGCTCAACAAAATGAATGTgatatttatggtttttgtggtCTTAATGGAAACTGTGATTCGACAAACTCACCAATATGCACATGTTTGACAGGTTTTGAGCCGCGAAATGTGGATGAATGGAATAGACAAAATTGGATAAGTGGGTGTGTGAGAAGGACATCACTGCAGTGTGAGAGGGTGAAATACAATGGAAGTGAATTAGGCGGCAAAGAAGATGGTTTTGTGAAGCTAGAGATGACAAAAATACCAGATTTTGTACAACAATCAtatctttttgttgatgaatgtAAAACTCAGTGCTTGAATAATTGTAATTGCACTGCTTATGCATTTGATAATGGAATTCGTTGCTTAACTTGGAGTGGTAATTTAATTGATATAGTCAGGTTTTCAAGTGGAGGCATTGATCTTTACATACGCCAAGCGTATTCAGAACTCC CTACAGATAGAGatgggaaaaaaaatgttacaaaaatcatcatatcaatGGGGGTAGTGGGAGCAATTATTTTTGCTACTGCAGCCTATTTCTTATGGTCATGGACTTCTAAATATGCAG CAAGAAGGAAAATAGAAAAGATGTTGGTGTCGAGCACAAGGCAAATCCATCCAGAAAACCGAAATGCAAGTCTTATTGGAAATGTGAAACAATTGCAACAAATAGAGGACCTTCCTTTATTTGAGTTTCAGAAAATTTCAAGTGcaacaaataatttttgttcACCTAATAAGATTGGCCAGGGTGGTTTTGGTTCAGTGTACAAG TATCAGGGAGAATTACAAGATGGACTGGCAATAGCAGTGAAAAGACTTTCAAAGGCATCAGGACAGGGGTTAGAAGAAtttatgaatgaagtgattgTGATTTCCAAGCTTCAACATCGCAATCTTGTTAGACTTCTAGGCTGTTGCATCGAAGGCGAAGAAAAGATGTTGGTCTATGAGTACATGCCTAATAACAGTTTAGATTTCTATCTATTTG atccaataaaaaataagattttagATTGGCAAAAACGCTTATACATAATTGAGGGAATCTCTCGCGGACTGCTTTATCTTCATAGAGATTCGAGATTAAGAATAATACATAGAGACCTAAAGCCGAGTAATATTTTGTTGGATGGAGAACTGAATCCAAAAATATCCAACTTTGGCATGGCTAGAATCTTCGGAGGTAGCGAAAACGAGGGAAATACAAGAAGGATTGTGGGAACATA TGGATACATGTCTCCGGAATATGCAATGGAAGGGCTGTTTTCAGAGAAATCAGATGTATTTAGTTTTGGGGTTTTGCTCTTGGAGATAATAAGTGGTAGGAAAAATACAAGTTTCTATAATCATCAAGCACTCACTCTCTTAGGATAT ACATGGAAACTATGGAATGAAGATGAGGTTGTAGCTTTGATAGATCAAGAAATATGTAATGCTGATTATGTGGGTAACATTTTGAGATGCATACACATTGGACTTCTTTGTGTGCAAGAAATTGCAAAGGAGAGACCTACTATGGCCACAGTTGTTTCAATGCTTAATAGTGAGATTGTTAAACTTCCTCATCCATCTCAACCTGCATTCCTTCTAAGTCAGACTGAGCATAGAGCAGACTCAGGTCAACAAAATAACGACTCGAATAACAGTGTCACTGTCACAAGCTTGCAAGGCTAG
- the LOC11421614 gene encoding uncharacterized protein At1g08160 gives MAQPLTQSNPQATKPKSSMLLRYIAIIILALIIIVGLAVLISWLVVRPKNLQYSVEDASIHNFNLTDANHLYANFDFTIRSKNPNSKVSLYYDSIEVSVRYEDQTLATNAVQPFFQPHKNVTRMHARLTAQTVALYDSVPKDLKLERSSGDIALDVFIRARIRFKVGLLKTRHRTLRISCSPVLVNFSKAKSFERAYCDVEM, from the coding sequence ATGGCTCAACCTCTCACACAATCAAATCCTCAAGCAACCAAACCAAAAAGTTCAATGCTGCTACGTTACATTGCCATAATAATTTTAGCTTTAATAATCATTGTTGGCTTAGCTGTACTCATAAGTTGGCTAGTTGTAAGGCCAAAAAACTTGCAATATAGTGTTGAAGATGCTTCAATCCACAACTTCAATTTAACTGATGCAAATCACCTCTATGCAAACTTTGATTTCACAATAAGATCAAAGAATCCAAATTCCAAAGTGTCACTATACTATGATTCTATTGAAGTGTCGGTGCGTTACGAGGATCAAACCCTAGCAACAAATGCAGTTCAACCATTTTTTCAACCACATAAGAATGTTACTAGGATGCATGCAAGACTCACTGCTCAAACTGTGGCTTTGTATGATTCTGTGCCAAAAGATCTTAAGCTTGAGAGATCTTCTGGGGATATTGCATTAGATGTGTTCATCAGAGCAAGGATAAGGTTTAAGGTTGGATTGTTGAAAACAAGACACCGTACTCTAAGGATATCTTGTTCACCCGTGCTGGTGAATTTTTCTAAAGCTAAGAGTTTTGAAAGGGCCTATTGTGATGTTGAAATGTAA